In Shewanella psychrotolerans, the genomic stretch TCGACCCCTGCGGTCAACCTCACCCCCGCAGAACTCAGCCAGCATCTCGCCGGAGACGTCAATTTTGAAACCGCCTTTACCACGGCTCCCAATAGTGAGCATCCAGAGCTTGATGGCTTAGGCCCAGTGTTTAACAATGCCGACTGTAATTCTTGTCATCAACGAGATGGCCGTAACTCAACACCGAGTATTCCTGCGGGTAAGATGCGTATCAAACTGGGCTCAGAAGCCGGGATCTTTCTTCGAATCAGTAAAGCACCCGATGTACCTTGCACTGAGGGGGTGATGGAAAATGATTACTGCGCCCCGATCCCTGTGCCTAATTTTGGGGGGCAACTGTTTCATCGTGGCGTGCTTAAGGCGCGTGCGGACTGGGAGCAAAATCTGTTTGGTGGTCAGGCCGATGTGTATCTCTCCTATGAGACTCATACCGTGACTTATCCCGATGGCCGTAGCGTCAATTTGAAAAAGCCCCTATTTGAGGTTGAAAACCCGTTTGATGCCCCAGGGGAAACCAAGGCTAGCAGTAACCTTACCTCGAACCTGTTACAAGATGATGTGCTGATGGGATGGCGTAACGGTATGCCCGTCTTTGGTCTCGGTTTGTTAGAGGCCATTCCTGAGGCCGATATTGTCGCCCTTGCCGATGAGAATGATGTGAATGGCGACCATATTTCTGGTCGTCCTAACTATGTTTTCGATGCGGTAAAAGCCCAAAATGGAGATAAAAACCCAGTGTCACTCGGGCGTTTTGGTTGGAAAGCCAATACTCCAAGTGTGCGAGTGCAATCCTTAGGTGCGCTGCGAGGCGATATCGGTATAACCAATCCGCTGTTTCCTGACGAAAGCATTGTCGGCACCTCGCTGCATGATAGCTATTTAACTCGCACAGGTTTTACCGATACTGGCAGTGATGAGAGTGGTGCCCCAGAGGCCAGCGCGGCGTTCAGTGATGATGTGGTGTTTTATGCAGAAACCTTAGCTGTGCCAGCGCGGCGTAATGTGCAAGATACCGATGTTCGTGAAGGTGCTCGGCTATTTAGTGAGCTTAATTGCAGTGGCTGCCATCAACCGAGTTTTGTGACTAAATCCTCGGGGGATATTGGTGGCATACCAATGATTGATGCATTAAAAGGACAAACTATCTATCCATTCACTGACATGTTGCTCCACGATATGGGAGAGGGGCTTGCCGATGGTCGTCCTGACTTTTTAGCTAATGGTAATGAGTGGCGCACTCGGCCGTTATGGGGGATAGGTTTAACTCAAACGGTGAATCCACAAGCGGGCTTTTTACACGATGGTCGTGCAAATACCATAGAAGAAGCGATTTTATGGCACGGTGGTGAAGCGCAAACTAGCACCGATAATTTTATGGCCTTGAGCGTCAGTGAACGGGCACAGTTAATCGCTTTTGTGATGTCGTTATAGCTTAGGTTATACCGACAGCGTAAAGGTAAAAGCGGAGCATAGCTCCGCTTTTTTCTGCCTGTGTTTTACATCGATGGAATTAATTTGTGATGTAGGTAAACTTACTCGATGTTTTGCACTTATCCCTCGTGATCTGTTTCAACTAAATGTTGACCTAGATGACTTATGATGATGTTACAGATTGAAATTAATAATATTAGAGGTATCAGTGAGTAAAATTTTAATCATCTATTCCAGCGTTCACGGACAGACACGCAAAGTCACTGACTATCTAAAGCAGCAGTTAGAGTCTTATGGCAACGAGGTGACTTGTGCCAGTATTGATGAGGCGCCCGCACTCGATGTTTTCGACAAAGTGGTGATCGGTGCCAGTATCCGCCATGGTAAACATAATCCAGCGGTTTACGATTTTATTAGCCGCAATATTAATCAGCTTAGTGATAAGGTCAGTAGTTTTTTTTCGGTAAGTTTAGTGGCGCGAAAACCGGCTAAAAACACCCCTGAAACTAACCCATATATGCAAGCATTCTTAGCGAAAACAACATGGAAGCCTAAGCTATTAGCCGTATTCGGCGGTAACTTAGATTATCAAGGTTATAACGCCGTCGATAGAAACATCATTCGCTTTATTATGTGGATAACTAAGGGGCCAACCGCGGCGGATACTAAGGTGGAATATACTGACTGGGATAAAGTCAGTCAGTATGCACAGCAATTGCACCAACTCTAGTGGCAATCCGTATTGAGGAGATAGTAAATGGTTAAACTGCTCACCTCATTGGGCAAGAAGGTGATTGAATATCAACATCTTGTGTTGATTCTATCGTCGCTATTTTTAATCTCCACTAGCGGTTGGCTACTCATGGGGCGTGCCATTAGGGCTAATGCGTCGATGTGGGACTATTTACACGTCTATCTGGGCTTATTGGTTGCCTGTTTCTCGGTTTCTATCTTGCTGACCAATGTCGTGAAAGGTAAATGGCGTCAATATTTTCCTTGGCTTGTAGGCGATTTTAGTCAACTGAGCAATGATATCTGCGGCCTTAAGCAAGGTAAAATCCCCCTAGCGGGCGGTCGAGGACTGTTTAGTGTTATTGAAGGGATTGGTTTAATCTTACTGGTTTTAGTGTCGTTTACTGGGGTGATGTGGTTTATTACTCAAGGCAGCAGTGAGGCGCTCAATTGGCGCAGTTATCACCATAGCGCCGCCCATGGTTTTATCGCTTTTATCATAGTGCATAGTATTTGTGCGGCAGCGCACCTACTGGATTTTATCCGTAATTAGCCCCAATTAGGTTTTAGATTTTAGATTTTAGGTTTTAGGTTTTTTGGGATTGCTTTGCTTCGAGTCGGTTTGTGCTCGGTGGTGCTAGGGTTTAAGTTGAATGTGTTTGAAGGGCGCAGCCGCGTTTACACTGGACTATTCTATCTCTTCGATTCGGATTCATTTTGTGTGCGCCGTTAGTGCAAAAGCTAACTTAGTTTTGCCCCAAAATGTGTTGCCCTTAGAATGCAGGTTTGGCATTTCTCTAGTTTGCTTGGTTGGCATTTGGCGACACGCTCATTTATTAAATGAGTTGAAGGTCGTACCTTCATCGCCATCTAACGCCTGCCCGGCGAGGGCTGTGCTGATACGCCTGTGACACGCTGTGCGCCATCCCTGGCCGCTCTGCGGTTTCATCCCTGAAACCGAAGGTCACAGGCGTATCTACACTTGGTATTTAACGTCTCTTCGATTTGGTGGTATTGGTGTGTTTAAGGCGTGAAAGCTAACTGATTTTTGCCCCCAAATGAGTTAACAAGTTGTCGGTGGTTCAGTAACGAACGGACTTTATGACCTAGCAATTTTCATCGCGACACGTGTGTGATGTAATTCACTACTTCCCATTAAAAACTAGATAAGTATACAGTGATATTAAAACCATCAGGATTTTGAACGATTTTCATCCTGTATTCGTGCG encodes the following:
- a CDS encoding di-heme oxidoredictase family protein, producing MIKNNIKRQALGVAAIICCLSGCGGSGDEVTTPTPDKVYPAYTDVAALGGETTTFDSASSGHGFSTPAVNLTPAELSQHLAGDVNFETAFTTAPNSEHPELDGLGPVFNNADCNSCHQRDGRNSTPSIPAGKMRIKLGSEAGIFLRISKAPDVPCTEGVMENDYCAPIPVPNFGGQLFHRGVLKARADWEQNLFGGQADVYLSYETHTVTYPDGRSVNLKKPLFEVENPFDAPGETKASSNLTSNLLQDDVLMGWRNGMPVFGLGLLEAIPEADIVALADENDVNGDHISGRPNYVFDAVKAQNGDKNPVSLGRFGWKANTPSVRVQSLGALRGDIGITNPLFPDESIVGTSLHDSYLTRTGFTDTGSDESGAPEASAAFSDDVVFYAETLAVPARRNVQDTDVREGARLFSELNCSGCHQPSFVTKSSGDIGGIPMIDALKGQTIYPFTDMLLHDMGEGLADGRPDFLANGNEWRTRPLWGIGLTQTVNPQAGFLHDGRANTIEEAILWHGGEAQTSTDNFMALSVSERAQLIAFVMSL
- the hemG gene encoding menaquinone-dependent protoporphyrinogen IX dehydrogenase, with product MSKILIIYSSVHGQTRKVTDYLKQQLESYGNEVTCASIDEAPALDVFDKVVIGASIRHGKHNPAVYDFISRNINQLSDKVSSFFSVSLVARKPAKNTPETNPYMQAFLAKTTWKPKLLAVFGGNLDYQGYNAVDRNIIRFIMWITKGPTAADTKVEYTDWDKVSQYAQQLHQL
- a CDS encoding cytochrome b/b6 domain-containing protein, which codes for MVKLLTSLGKKVIEYQHLVLILSSLFLISTSGWLLMGRAIRANASMWDYLHVYLGLLVACFSVSILLTNVVKGKWRQYFPWLVGDFSQLSNDICGLKQGKIPLAGGRGLFSVIEGIGLILLVLVSFTGVMWFITQGSSEALNWRSYHHSAAHGFIAFIIVHSICAAAHLLDFIRN